The proteins below come from a single uncultured Methanobrevibacter sp. genomic window:
- a CDS encoding nucleoside deaminase translates to MNNDTYFINEALKEAKKSLAEGGIPIGAVLVKDDEIISRGHNRLIQNRSVIFHAEIDAIENAGRLNHDDYIKCTLYSTLSPCSMCSGAIVLYNIPKVVIGENNTLMGAENFLKKNGVEVVVLNNTDCKNLFEKYVKENPKSWINELSKVGNSTEVDD, encoded by the coding sequence ATGAATAATGATACTTATTTTATAAATGAAGCTTTAAAAGAAGCTAAGAAATCTTTAGCTGAAGGGGGCATCCCAATTGGGGCTGTTTTAGTTAAAGATGATGAAATTATTTCTCGTGGTCATAATAGGTTAATTCAAAATAGGTCTGTAATTTTCCATGCAGAGATAGATGCTATTGAAAATGCAGGTCGTTTAAATCACGATGACTATATTAAATGCACTTTATATTCAACTCTTTCTCCATGTTCCATGTGTTCTGGAGCTATTGTATTATATAATATTCCAAAAGTTGTAATTGGTGAGAATAATACATTGATGGGTGCTGAAAACTTTTTAAAAAAGAATGGTGTAGAAGTAGTTGTATTAAATAATACTGATTGTAAAAATTTATTTGAAAAATATGTAAAAGAAAACCCTAAATCTTGGATAAATGAATTATCCAAAGTAGGGAATTCTACTGAAGTTGATGATTAA
- a CDS encoding carbohydrate kinase family protein — MTKNRDLLSIGHSALDYIIRVPEFPKANFSAPINDMKTFNGGAAANVALVGANLGLKTSLVSAVGGDFKKSSYYELMESLGVDTDSLIIVPGETSPTAFVLTDENDDQISYFYWGAAKEFASSKVPTKAISNTKAVHLATGDPHFNWKCSEEAKNQELLVSFDPGQDLGMYDADKLKEVISNTTILFGNHYEIKRILETLEVDLTGLRDIGPKIIVKTCGSQGSEIYSNDEKIKVDAIVREAVDPTGAGDSYRAGFLSRFLNGESLEQSAKFASSVSSFIVEEQGCQTNMPSFDDAFDRMSEFY; from the coding sequence ATGACAAAAAACAGAGACTTATTATCAATTGGGCATTCTGCATTAGATTATATTATTAGAGTTCCAGAATTTCCCAAAGCTAATTTCTCAGCACCTATAAACGACATGAAAACATTTAATGGTGGTGCAGCAGCAAATGTTGCTCTTGTTGGAGCTAATTTAGGTTTAAAAACTTCACTTGTTTCTGCAGTAGGTGGAGACTTTAAAAAAAGTAGTTATTATGAATTAATGGAAAGTTTAGGTGTAGATACTGATTCATTAATCATAGTTCCTGGAGAAACTAGTCCTACAGCATTTGTTTTAACTGATGAAAATGATGATCAAATTAGCTATTTTTATTGGGGTGCTGCTAAAGAATTTGCATCAAGCAAAGTACCTACAAAAGCAATATCCAACACAAAAGCTGTACATTTAGCTACTGGAGACCCCCATTTCAACTGGAAATGTAGTGAAGAAGCAAAAAACCAAGAATTACTTGTTTCATTTGACCCGGGTCAAGATCTTGGAATGTATGATGCAGACAAATTAAAAGAGGTTATTTCCAATACAACCATCCTCTTTGGAAACCATTACGAGATTAAAAGAATATTAGAAACATTAGAAGTAGATTTAACTGGATTAAGAGATATTGGTCCTAAAATCATTGTAAAAACCTGTGGATCCCAAGGCAGCGAAATTTATTCCAATGATGAAAAAATCAAAGTAGATGCCATCGTGCGTGAAGCTGTAGATCCTACTGGAGCAGGAGATTCTTACAGAGCAGGATTTTTATCCAGATTTTTAAATGGAGAATCACTTGAACAATCTGCTAAATTTGCATCTTCAGTATCATCATTTATTGTTGAAGAACAAGGATGTCAAACTAACATGCCTAGCTTTGATGATGCATTTGACAGAATGAGCGAATTTTATTAA
- the lysS gene encoding lysine--tRNA ligase: MKHWIENIAEELSKRDTDKHVIASGTSISGSIHIGNSCDVFIANAIGKKLRELGKEAQTIWIADDHDPLRKVPYPLPENYDKYIGMPYSTIPCPDGCCDNFVEHFEKPFLGVMDAYGIEIEHKSGFEMYNSGVYNDYIRTALENVDRIKEIFNQYRREPLADDWLPYNPICEECGRVNTTYAYDFDGDIIKYRCDCGHEGEMDIKSGNGKLTWRVEWAARWKIFNVTCEPFGKDHAASGGSYDVSSIISKEIFDYEAPYPVPYEWITLDGEAMSKSHGVFFTPEQWLAIGPAESLNYYLFRSKPMKAKDFSPKMSFLDFMDQFDKVEKVFYNEEEAPSEKEGKKFRKIYEIAQINENSPLPFRPPYRFLVNAYQIAGNNLEKIFTILKNNSQLTKSFENKEFKDLNEIELKQFQERVDNVVNWLDTYAPKFVKFQVQEKSVPKLPLTDEQTQFLNDLANLMESTEFNKAEDLHDAMYEILEGQGLKPQKGFQAIYKMVLGQKQGPRAASFLLSLDKDFVVKRLRQEA; the protein is encoded by the coding sequence ATGAAACATTGGATTGAAAATATAGCTGAGGAATTAAGCAAAAGAGATACTGATAAACATGTAATAGCAAGTGGAACATCCATATCTGGTTCTATACATATTGGAAATTCTTGTGATGTATTTATAGCTAATGCAATCGGGAAAAAATTACGTGAATTAGGAAAAGAAGCTCAAACAATATGGATTGCAGATGACCATGACCCACTTAGAAAAGTTCCATACCCATTACCTGAAAACTATGATAAATACATTGGAATGCCTTACTCAACAATACCATGTCCGGACGGATGCTGTGATAATTTTGTAGAACACTTTGAAAAACCATTTTTAGGAGTTATGGATGCATATGGTATTGAAATAGAGCACAAATCAGGATTTGAAATGTATAACAGTGGAGTTTACAACGATTACATAAGAACTGCATTAGAAAATGTAGACAGAATCAAAGAAATATTCAACCAATACAGAAGAGAACCATTAGCTGATGATTGGTTACCATATAATCCTATTTGTGAAGAATGTGGTAGAGTAAATACTACTTATGCATACGATTTTGATGGAGATATCATAAAATACAGATGTGATTGTGGTCACGAAGGTGAAATGGACATTAAATCTGGAAATGGTAAACTTACCTGGAGAGTAGAATGGGCAGCAAGATGGAAAATATTCAATGTTACTTGTGAACCATTTGGAAAAGACCATGCGGCTAGTGGAGGTTCATATGATGTAAGTAGTATCATTTCAAAAGAAATATTTGACTATGAAGCACCATATCCTGTCCCATATGAATGGATTACATTAGATGGAGAAGCAATGAGTAAATCTCATGGAGTATTTTTCACACCAGAACAATGGTTAGCTATCGGACCTGCAGAAAGTCTTAATTATTACTTATTTAGAAGTAAACCTATGAAAGCTAAAGATTTTTCACCTAAAATGTCTTTCTTAGACTTCATGGATCAATTTGATAAAGTAGAAAAAGTATTCTACAATGAAGAGGAAGCACCATCTGAAAAAGAAGGTAAAAAATTCAGAAAAATCTATGAAATAGCTCAAATAAATGAAAATAGTCCACTCCCATTTAGACCTCCTTATAGATTCTTAGTTAATGCTTATCAAATAGCTGGAAATAACTTAGAAAAAATATTTACAATTCTTAAAAATAATTCCCAACTAACTAAAAGCTTTGAAAACAAAGAATTCAAAGATTTAAATGAAATTGAATTAAAACAATTCCAAGAACGTGTGGATAATGTTGTTAACTGGTTAGACACTTATGCTCCTAAATTTGTAAAATTCCAAGTTCAAGAAAAAAGTGTTCCAAAATTGCCATTAACCGACGAACAAACACAATTCTTAAATGATTTAGCTAATCTAATGGAATCAACAGAATTTAACAAAGCAGAAGATTTACATGATGCAATGTACGAAATTCTTGAAGGTCAAGGCTTAAAACCTCAAAAAGGATTCCAAGCTATTTATAAAATGGTTTTAGGTCAAAAACAAGGGCCAAGAGCAGCATCATTTTTATTATCTCTTGATAAAGATTTTGTTGTTAAAAGATTAAGACAAGAAGCTTAA
- the thiC gene encoding phosphomethylpyrimidine synthase, protein MTQIMDAKKGILTDEMKQVAAKENVSEEFILKSVANGTIVIPSNVNRDIEASGIGAGLRTKVNATVGTSTDIVDFDEEVKKAQIAIDTGADCLMELSIGGDLDVIRRRVLDMSPLPVGSVPVYQAAIERIRKDGSVVYMEEEDLFKTIEKQAKDGIDFMAIHSSINIETLTRLKRQGRVTGLVSRGGSFMSGWIVENEKENPLYSNFDYVLEIAKEHDVVLSLANGMRAGSIADSTDRAQIQELIILGELIDRSREAGVQCMIEGPGHIPINEIPTNVMIQKKMCSNAPFYMLGPIVCDVAPGYDHIVSAIGAASSAKAGADFICYVTPAEHLALPNPEDVKEGVIATKIGAYAGDLATGRIDGSQDLAMAEARKKLDWEAQYACAMFPEAARAKRDQRPPEDTDACTMCGNFCAVKIVNEWLDKSDSDILK, encoded by the coding sequence ATGACACAAATAATGGATGCGAAAAAAGGTATTTTAACCGATGAAATGAAACAGGTAGCTGCAAAAGAAAATGTTTCAGAAGAATTCATTTTAAAATCTGTAGCTAACGGAACAATTGTAATACCATCTAATGTAAACAGAGACATTGAAGCTTCAGGTATTGGTGCAGGACTTAGAACAAAAGTTAATGCAACCGTTGGAACTTCAACTGATATTGTAGACTTTGATGAAGAAGTTAAAAAAGCACAAATAGCAATTGATACTGGTGCAGACTGTTTAATGGAATTAAGTATTGGTGGAGATTTAGATGTAATCAGAAGAAGAGTTCTTGACATGTCCCCATTACCAGTAGGTTCAGTACCAGTTTATCAAGCAGCTATTGAAAGAATTAGGAAAGATGGATCTGTAGTTTACATGGAAGAAGAAGATTTATTCAAAACCATTGAAAAACAAGCAAAAGATGGTATTGACTTTATGGCTATTCACTCCAGTATCAACATTGAAACTTTAACCAGACTCAAAAGACAAGGTCGTGTAACTGGACTTGTATCCCGTGGAGGATCATTTATGTCAGGATGGATTGTTGAAAACGAAAAAGAAAATCCATTATACTCAAACTTCGACTATGTTTTAGAAATTGCTAAAGAACATGATGTTGTTCTTTCACTTGCAAATGGTATGAGAGCTGGATCAATTGCTGATTCAACAGACAGAGCTCAAATCCAAGAATTAATTATCTTAGGAGAATTAATCGACAGATCCCGTGAAGCTGGAGTACAATGTATGATCGAAGGACCTGGACACATACCAATTAACGAAATCCCAACAAATGTTATGATTCAAAAGAAAATGTGTTCTAACGCTCCTTTCTATATGCTCGGACCTATTGTATGTGATGTAGCACCAGGTTATGACCACATTGTATCTGCAATTGGTGCAGCATCTTCTGCAAAAGCTGGAGCAGATTTCATTTGTTATGTAACTCCTGCAGAACACCTTGCTCTTCCAAATCCAGAAGATGTAAAAGAAGGAGTAATTGCAACAAAAATTGGAGCTTATGCAGGTGACTTAGCAACTGGTAGAATCGATGGATCACAAGATTTAGCTATGGCTGAAGCTCGTAAAAAACTCGATTGGGAAGCACAATACGCATGTGCAATGTTTCCTGAAGCAGCACGTGCAAAAAGAGACCAAAGACCTCCTGAAGACACAGATGCATGTACCATGTGTGGAAACTTCTGTGCAGTAAAAATTGTAAACGAATGGTTAGATAAATCTGACTCAGATATTTTAAAATAG
- the polC gene encoding DNA polymerase II large subunit: MEINMDYFDRLEADTKALYKIANEARSKGLDVETKSEVPLAKDLAERVEGLVGPEGVAKRIKELEQDMTREEVAFEIAAEIASGKFELTKEKANYNEEQRCDQGLRTALAILTEGVVAAPLEGISQVKIKQNFDSTKYIAVYFAGPIRSAGGTAAALAVLLGDKIKEAIGIDDFKPIEDEIERYVEEVELYESEVTNLQYSPTPEEVRFAANHIPVEVTGEQTDQVEVSHRDLERVETNNIRGGALLAMVEGVIQKSKKILKISKKLKLDSWGWLSEYSKPKTDDKKSDDSDSADLVTEPKYIQDIIGGRPVLGYPSEKGGFRLRYGRSRNTGLATMGVHPATMTLLDFLAVGTQLKIEYPGKGNCVVPVDSIEGPIVKLKNGSVVKIDKIKQAKELKNQVVEILFLGDMLVAFGEFLRNNQPLMPSGWCEEWWIELLLKSDNFDSENNDLDLHRLEYDYIPASEAFELSKKYNIPLHPKYTYCYNDVTINDLNSLIDVILKNKSNYDPENGLTIDLDYTKRVLEVMGIPHTVNDDKITIDKDHSYALINTLVNNIPLEKQTLDALNKISPIEIKNKAPAYIGTRVGRPEKSKERLMRPAPHGLFPIGNYGGSRRLVATAAKRGNIKVDLARRKCTQCKISSFQSICPHCGAPTEISPHSVKNINLSAMLKKASDNVKVRKVDEMKGVVGMISESKLPEPLEKGILRSKNEVFTFKDGTIRHDSTDLPLTHFIPKEIGVSVEKLHEMGYTKDCYGNPIENEDQIIELRVQDIVISNNCADYLINTANFIDDELERYYGMERFYNVKEKSDLIGHLVAGLAPHTSAGVLGRIVGFTKALCCYAHPYFHSAKRRNCDSDEDAVMLLLDALINFSKSYLPNTRGGSMDAPLVLSSRIDPEEIDDESHNLDIFDRFPVEFYEKTYQPLKPAEVLEYIDNVEMHLGTPQQYEGLMFSHHTSSIHAGPTVCLYKRLPSMREKVEAQISLAENIRAVDQRGVVEKVLSSHFLPDIMGNSRAFSKQKVRCTKCGSKYRRMPLTGKCKCGGNLILSVSKGSVTKYLEISQDLVNRYPVSHYLRQRLEIQEFGIHSLFESDKSKQSSLDVFF; this comes from the coding sequence ATGGAGATAAACATGGACTATTTTGACAGATTAGAAGCAGATACTAAAGCATTATACAAAATAGCTAATGAAGCTAGGTCTAAAGGATTAGATGTTGAAACAAAAAGTGAAGTTCCTTTAGCAAAGGATTTAGCTGAAAGAGTAGAAGGGCTTGTTGGTCCTGAAGGTGTTGCTAAACGTATCAAAGAATTAGAGCAAGATATGACTAGGGAAGAAGTAGCTTTTGAAATAGCTGCTGAAATTGCATCTGGAAAATTTGAACTTACCAAAGAAAAAGCAAATTATAATGAAGAACAAAGATGCGATCAAGGTCTTAGAACTGCATTAGCTATTCTTACAGAAGGAGTAGTAGCAGCACCTCTAGAAGGTATTTCACAAGTGAAAATTAAACAGAACTTTGATTCTACAAAATATATTGCTGTTTACTTTGCAGGACCTATTAGAAGTGCAGGAGGAACAGCTGCTGCATTAGCTGTTCTACTTGGAGATAAAATCAAAGAAGCTATTGGAATTGATGATTTCAAACCAATTGAAGATGAAATTGAACGTTATGTAGAAGAAGTAGAACTTTACGAATCAGAAGTTACTAACCTTCAATATTCCCCAACACCAGAAGAAGTGAGATTTGCAGCTAACCACATACCTGTAGAAGTTACTGGAGAACAAACTGACCAAGTTGAAGTATCCCATAGAGATTTAGAACGTGTGGAAACAAATAATATTAGAGGTGGAGCACTTTTAGCGATGGTTGAGGGAGTTATCCAGAAATCTAAAAAAATTTTAAAAATATCCAAAAAATTAAAATTAGATAGCTGGGGTTGGCTTTCTGAATATTCAAAACCTAAAACTGATGATAAAAAATCAGATGATAGTGACAGTGCTGATTTAGTTACTGAACCCAAATATATTCAAGATATTATTGGTGGAAGACCTGTTTTAGGTTACCCTTCAGAAAAAGGAGGATTCCGTTTAAGATATGGAAGATCTAGAAACACAGGTCTTGCAACAATGGGAGTTCATCCAGCAACTATGACATTACTTGATTTTTTAGCTGTTGGAACACAACTTAAAATTGAATATCCTGGAAAAGGTAACTGTGTTGTACCAGTAGATTCTATAGAAGGACCTATTGTAAAACTTAAGAATGGAAGTGTTGTTAAAATAGATAAAATAAAACAAGCAAAAGAACTTAAAAATCAAGTAGTTGAAATTTTATTTTTAGGAGATATGCTTGTTGCATTTGGAGAATTTTTAAGAAACAATCAACCATTAATGCCTTCTGGTTGGTGTGAAGAATGGTGGATTGAATTACTTCTAAAAAGTGACAATTTTGATAGTGAAAATAATGATTTAGATTTACATAGATTAGAATATGATTATATTCCAGCCAGTGAAGCTTTTGAACTATCTAAAAAATATAACATCCCATTACATCCAAAATACACTTATTGTTATAATGATGTAACTATAAATGATTTAAATTCATTAATTGATGTGATACTTAAAAATAAATCAAATTATGATCCAGAAAATGGACTTACTATTGATTTAGACTACACAAAAAGAGTATTGGAAGTTATGGGAATTCCACATACTGTAAATGATGATAAAATAACAATAGATAAAGATCATAGCTATGCATTAATAAATACATTAGTAAATAATATTCCTCTTGAAAAACAAACATTAGATGCTTTAAACAAAATTTCACCTATTGAAATTAAAAATAAAGCCCCAGCATATATCGGCACTCGTGTAGGTAGACCTGAAAAATCTAAAGAAAGATTAATGAGACCTGCACCTCACGGATTATTCCCAATCGGTAACTATGGTGGAAGTAGAAGATTAGTAGCTACTGCAGCTAAAAGAGGAAATATTAAAGTAGATTTAGCTAGAAGAAAATGTACCCAATGTAAAATTAGTTCATTCCAATCTATTTGTCCACATTGTGGAGCTCCAACAGAAATTAGTCCTCACAGTGTGAAAAACATAAACCTTTCAGCAATGCTTAAAAAAGCATCAGATAATGTAAAAGTTAGAAAAGTCGATGAAATGAAAGGTGTTGTAGGTATGATTTCTGAATCTAAATTACCTGAACCTCTTGAAAAAGGAATACTTAGATCTAAAAACGAAGTATTTACTTTTAAAGATGGTACCATCCGTCATGATTCAACTGATTTACCCTTGACTCATTTCATACCTAAAGAAATTGGAGTTTCTGTTGAAAAACTTCATGAAATGGGTTATACAAAAGATTGTTATGGAAATCCAATTGAAAATGAAGATCAAATTATAGAACTTAGAGTTCAGGACATAGTTATTTCTAATAATTGTGCAGATTATCTTATCAATACAGCTAATTTTATTGATGACGAACTTGAAAGATATTATGGAATGGAAAGATTCTATAATGTTAAAGAAAAATCTGATTTAATTGGACATTTAGTAGCTGGTCTTGCTCCCCACACATCTGCAGGAGTATTAGGTAGGATTGTAGGATTCACAAAAGCATTATGCTGTTATGCACATCCTTACTTCCACTCTGCTAAACGTAGAAATTGTGATAGTGATGAAGATGCTGTAATGTTACTTTTAGATGCATTAATTAATTTCTCAAAATCATATCTGCCAAATACAAGAGGGGGAAGTATGGATGCACCTTTAGTTTTATCTTCAAGAATAGATCCTGAAGAAATAGATGATGAATCCCACAATTTAGATATTTTTGATAGATTCCCTGTTGAATTTTATGAAAAAACTTATCAACCGTTAAAACCTGCAGAAGTTTTAGAATATATTGATAATGTAGAAATGCACTTAGGAACTCCTCAACAATATGAAGGATTAATGTTTTCTCACCATACTTCAAGTATCCATGCAGGACCTACAGTATGTCTTTATAAAAGATTACCTTCAATGAGAGAAAAAGTAGAAGCTCAAATATCTCTTGCTGAAAATATCAGGGCAGTGGATCAAAGAGGAGTGGTAGAAAAAGTATTATCATCTCACTTTTTACCAGATATTATGGGAAACTCCAGAGCATTTTCTAAACAAAAAGTAAGATGTACCAAATGTGGTTCAAAATACAGAAGAATGCCACTTACTGGAAAATGTAAATGTGGCGGAAATTTAATACTTTCAGTTTCTAAAGGTTCAGTAACTAAATACCTTGAAATATCACAAGATTTAGTAAATAGATATCCTGTATCTCACTATTTAAGACAACGTTTAGAAATTCAAGAGTTTGGAATTCATTCACTTTTTGAAAGTGATAAATCTAAACAAAGTTCTTTAGATGTTTTCTTCTAA
- a CDS encoding acyltransferase, whose amino-acid sequence MSEENVTDIETQLKEKDQKLDNQSSELNYLTNEIIPNLKKENAELKKIKKELSEALENSTRKYYEQLDINADLSEKLTKIGADDAINKVRAEKLESEIEDIKKDAEAKVSEFKAKLDEVSADKIEDIKAENQKLHSQLTEKVSELGKLKEQVPDLKSEIDNLRKQVIEMGNYKEEVDAKVKGELNKLNEEIKSLTAELKGKQSSYDKLHNDSQKTIDDLKGQVSKLKKTLEKQANRGFLDRLSNKQVSLDDD is encoded by the coding sequence GTGTCTGAAGAAAACGTAACTGATATTGAAACACAATTGAAAGAAAAAGATCAAAAGTTAGACAATCAGTCTAGTGAACTTAATTATTTAACCAATGAAATTATTCCTAATCTTAAAAAAGAAAATGCTGAATTGAAGAAAATTAAAAAAGAATTAAGTGAAGCATTAGAAAATAGTACTAGGAAATATTATGAACAATTAGATATTAATGCAGATTTAAGTGAAAAATTAACTAAAATTGGTGCTGATGATGCAATTAATAAAGTAAGGGCTGAAAAACTTGAATCTGAAATTGAAGATATTAAAAAGGATGCAGAGGCTAAAGTTTCAGAGTTTAAAGCTAAGCTTGATGAAGTTAGTGCTGATAAAATTGAAGATATTAAAGCTGAAAATCAAAAATTACATTCTCAATTAACTGAAAAAGTTTCTGAATTAGGAAAACTTAAAGAACAAGTACCTGATCTTAAATCTGAAATTGATAATTTAAGAAAACAAGTTATTGAAATGGGTAATTATAAAGAAGAAGTTGATGCTAAAGTTAAAGGGGAATTAAATAAACTCAATGAAGAAATTAAATCACTTACGGCTGAATTGAAAGGAAAACAAAGTAGTTACGATAAATTACACAATGATTCACAAAAAACAATTGATGATTTAAAAGGACAAGTGTCCAAACTTAAAAAAACTTTAGAAAAACAAGCTAACAGAGGATTTTTAGACAGACTTTCTAATAAACAAGTTTCTCTTGATGATGATTAA
- the nrdD gene encoding anaerobic ribonucleoside-triphosphate reductase, translated as MERNSDMMKELAHSNKINVEKNNGIKERFSYEKLLKSLVMVETPFFESDKIVAQVVSSLYDGIKTKEIKKIVYECLEDIDGEIANKYLANTQLKVRTSRDTIETFDLSKIANTLIEETGASQETAFEIATEVWKELKKLNVDYLTAPMIREMVNTKLVEYGLEDLRSRYTRLGIPVYNITSLIENGNRDNANMIHNPESIHKHVADEALKQYALLQMLPSNLADAHMSGDIHIHDLEFFAGRPLNCMQHDIRTFIRYGLKVDGTGDHTSVAGAPNHMETLMNHTGEIMLASQQNMSGGQAMSLWNVFVAPFARGRTYDEIKQSVQMLIYNLNMAYAARGSQVPFTSMVLEFGVPKFLEDVTAYGPKGQVVGTYGDFEEETRLIQKAFTETLLAGDQEGKPHLFPNTIYTLREETLKGDYDEDLHLVHELSAKYGSSYFINMLPDYRGKMANYMGCRTCLQDNWTGDWEQDCLRTGNLAYVTLNLPRIGYQSKDESQVFEYLDEYMDLATETLMLRREQGLKCLNDFHILPFLKQKVGEDSYYRIQNSTLSFGFVGLNEMLLSLFGAGIDDADSNKFGVKCIEYINDRAEKLKEETGLRWSVLQTPAESTAYRFATLDKEQFGDQAIVQGDGSANYYTNSSHVPVNTEVSLIDKIKIEEQYHSLTPGGHIFHAFMGESYSDPDSLMSLTNKIAKKSDIGFWAYSSALSFCLNCKTLMKGLNNKCPTCGETEDVEWYDRITGYVQQVGRAKSSSGGWNPGKRQELIDRRRFEDE; from the coding sequence ATGGAAAGAAACTCAGACATGATGAAAGAATTAGCACACTCCAACAAAATCAATGTTGAAAAAAATAATGGTATCAAAGAAAGATTCAGCTACGAAAAATTATTAAAATCCTTAGTAATGGTTGAAACTCCTTTTTTTGAATCTGATAAAATTGTAGCTCAAGTTGTTTCTTCACTTTACGACGGAATTAAAACTAAAGAAATTAAAAAAATAGTTTATGAATGTTTAGAAGATATTGATGGTGAAATAGCTAATAAATATTTAGCAAATACCCAATTAAAAGTACGTACTTCTAGAGACACAATTGAAACTTTCGATTTATCTAAAATCGCAAATACTTTAATTGAAGAAACAGGAGCATCCCAAGAAACTGCATTTGAAATAGCTACAGAAGTTTGGAAAGAACTCAAAAAATTAAATGTAGATTATTTAACCGCACCAATGATTAGGGAAATGGTAAATACCAAACTTGTTGAATATGGTTTGGAAGATTTAAGAAGCCGTTATACCCGTTTAGGTATTCCTGTATACAATATTACATCATTAATCGAAAATGGTAACAGAGATAATGCAAATATGATTCACAACCCTGAAAGCATACATAAACATGTAGCTGATGAAGCATTAAAACAATATGCGCTTTTACAAATGTTACCATCAAATCTAGCTGATGCACACATGTCTGGAGATATTCATATCCATGATTTAGAGTTTTTCGCAGGAAGACCTTTAAACTGTATGCAACATGACATAAGAACCTTTATCAGATATGGACTTAAAGTAGATGGAACTGGAGATCATACTTCTGTTGCAGGTGCTCCAAATCATATGGAAACCTTAATGAACCATACTGGAGAAATTATGCTTGCATCACAACAAAATATGTCTGGCGGACAAGCTATGTCCTTATGGAATGTATTTGTAGCACCATTTGCAAGAGGTAGAACCTACGATGAAATCAAACAATCTGTTCAAATGCTTATTTATAATTTAAACATGGCTTACGCAGCTAGAGGTTCTCAAGTTCCATTTACAAGTATGGTTTTAGAATTTGGAGTTCCAAAATTCTTAGAAGATGTAACTGCATATGGTCCAAAAGGACAAGTAGTTGGAACTTATGGAGACTTTGAAGAAGAAACTAGATTAATACAAAAAGCATTTACCGAAACATTACTTGCAGGAGACCAAGAAGGAAAACCTCATCTTTTCCCAAATACTATTTACACACTTCGTGAAGAAACATTAAAAGGAGACTATGATGAAGACTTACACTTAGTCCATGAATTATCTGCAAAATACGGATCATCCTACTTCATTAACATGTTACCAGATTACAGAGGTAAAATGGCAAACTATATGGGATGTAGAACTTGTTTACAAGATAATTGGACTGGTGACTGGGAACAAGATTGTTTAAGAACAGGAAATCTTGCATATGTAACTTTAAACCTCCCAAGAATCGGATATCAATCTAAAGACGAATCTCAAGTATTTGAATATTTAGATGAATATATGGACTTAGCTACAGAAACATTAATGCTTAGAAGAGAACAAGGATTAAAATGTTTAAATGATTTCCATATTTTACCATTCCTTAAACAAAAAGTTGGAGAAGACAGTTACTACAGAATCCAAAATTCAACATTATCATTTGGTTTTGTTGGTCTTAATGAAATGTTATTATCATTATTTGGTGCAGGTATTGACGATGCAGATTCAAACAAATTTGGTGTTAAATGTATTGAGTACATAAACGACAGAGCAGAAAAATTAAAAGAAGAAACTGGTCTTAGATGGTCTGTTCTTCAAACTCCTGCAGAGTCTACAGCATACAGATTTGCAACCCTTGATAAAGAACAATTTGGAGATCAAGCTATTGTACAAGGTGATGGAAGTGCTAATTATTACACTAACTCTTCCCATGTACCAGTAAACACGGAAGTGTCCCTTATTGACAAAATAAAAATAGAAGAGCAATATCACAGCTTAACTCCTGGTGGACATATCTTCCATGCATTTATGGGTGAATCATATTCTGATCCAGATTCATTAATGAGTTTAACTAATAAAATAGCTAAAAAATCAGATATTGGTTTCTGGGCATACAGCTCAGCTTTAAGTTTCTGTCTTAACTGTAAAACATTGATGAAAGGATTAAACAATAAATGCCCAACATGCGGAGAAACTGAAGATGTTGAATGGTATGATAGAATCACAGGATATGTTCAACAAGTAGGACGTGCAAAATCATCATCTGGTGGATGGAATCCTGGAAAACGTCAAGAATTAATTGATAGAAGAAGATTTGAAGATGAATAA